One Microlunatus soli genomic window carries:
- a CDS encoding GNAT family N-acetyltransferase, which yields MTTDRLQVWRFEPSDVDNLTTLYADPAVMLYEAAGAALRSAFDDHGAACVVATTMAVNRRSRGILETLGFRHTRTVHLDWESPLPGAESGEVIYERERDVNSTSTAHRQDHPAIRPAEQDHEHR from the coding sequence TTGACCACAGATCGTCTTCAGGTGTGGCGGTTCGAGCCGTCCGACGTGGACAATCTCACCACGCTCTACGCCGATCCGGCGGTGATGCTGTACGAAGCTGCCGGCGCTGCCCTGCGGTCGGCGTTCGATGATCATGGTGCGGCGTGTGTCGTCGCCACCACAATGGCGGTGAATCGCCGGTCCCGTGGAATCTTGGAGACGTTGGGATTCCGACATACCCGAACGGTCCATCTGGACTGGGAGTCGCCATTGCCGGGCGCCGAATCGGGCGAGGTGATCTACGAGCGGGAGCGCGATGTCAACTCAACTTCCACAGCGCATCGGCAAGATCATCCAGCGATTCGGCCTGCTGAGCAAGATCACGAACACCGCTGA
- a CDS encoding phosphotransferase family protein translates to MLAPPVFDATRDYGALLGDADHWRPYAELALARAGLPIEPLVSGFTGTYPTLVGTSLVIKLFGHFGGWRRSVAAEIAANEAIHAQRWIRAPKIVATGQLFPGNSDDWPFLISERLSGEAWRDSDLATRDRMNVAVQLGRQVRLVHGCPAVSPSQLHGDWLAEHRTDTVDRQRRWKVLPERLLDQIPEYIAGYRPADPVLVHGDITEDHIFLDGDRLVGLIDWGDAMITDPFYELGALHLGAFGADRRLLGSFLEGYGWPADEDFARHAMQAALMHEFDLFSGVRDLAQQAESLDDLADALWKLS, encoded by the coding sequence GTGCTCGCACCGCCCGTCTTCGACGCCACCAGGGACTACGGTGCGCTGCTCGGTGATGCCGATCACTGGCGGCCATACGCGGAGCTGGCCCTGGCACGCGCTGGCCTGCCGATCGAGCCGTTGGTCAGCGGGTTCACCGGCACCTATCCGACCCTGGTCGGGACATCGCTGGTGATCAAGCTGTTCGGACACTTCGGCGGCTGGCGCCGATCGGTGGCAGCGGAGATCGCCGCCAATGAAGCGATCCACGCCCAGCGGTGGATCCGCGCGCCCAAGATCGTCGCGACCGGACAGCTGTTTCCCGGCAACTCCGACGACTGGCCGTTCCTGATCAGTGAACGACTGTCGGGCGAGGCGTGGCGGGACTCCGATCTGGCGACTCGCGATCGGATGAACGTCGCCGTCCAGCTGGGCAGACAGGTCAGGCTTGTGCACGGCTGCCCGGCCGTCTCTCCGTCGCAGCTGCACGGTGACTGGTTGGCCGAACACCGGACGGACACGGTCGATCGGCAACGCCGGTGGAAGGTGCTCCCGGAACGGTTGCTCGATCAGATCCCGGAATACATCGCCGGCTATCGACCTGCCGATCCCGTCCTGGTGCATGGCGACATCACCGAGGACCACATCTTCCTCGACGGTGACCGCCTGGTCGGACTGATCGACTGGGGCGACGCGATGATCACCGACCCGTTCTACGAGCTCGGCGCCCTGCACCTCGGCGCGTTCGGGGCCGATCGGCGGCTGCTCGGCAGCTTCCTGGAGGGATACGGCTGGCCGGCGGACGAGGATTTTGCCCGGCATGCGATGCAGGCTGCGCTGATGCACGAATTCGACCTGTTCAGCGGTGTTCGTGATCTTGCTCAGCAGGCCGAATCGCTGGATGATCTTGCCGATGCGCTGTGGAAGTTGAGTTGA